GTGCTGACCGGCGCGGTCCTCCTCGCTTTCCGGCGGCCTCCCGCACAGCCCGACGCAGCCGCTCCCCGGACCCGGACGATTCCGCTGCTCCCCCGCGGCCTCGCCGATGCGCTCTGGATCGGCATCGCACAGGCGGCGGCCATTTTCCCGGGCGTGTCGCGGTCGGGTCTCACGATCGTCGCGGGCCGTCAGCGCGGCGTCTCGCCCGCCGACGCCGCCCGCTTCAGTTTCCTGCTGTCCGCTCCCGCGATCGCCGGAGCCGCCCTGCTCGAGGGCGCTTCCACCCTCGGGGGCGGAGCGCTGGCCGAAGCCGGGGGCGTCGTCGCGCTGGAGTTGACGCTCGGGTTCCTCGCCGCGTTCGTGGCCGGGACATTCGCGTTGCGGTGGGTCTTCGACTGGCTTGCCCGCGAGCGGTTCCACCAGTTCGGCTGGTACTGCCTTGCGGTGGGAGGGATCGGCATTGGCCTTTCGAGCGCTTAGGACGGCGTTCGGCCGGCGGAGAGTGTTCGGCATCGCCCTGCTCGCCCTCGCCGCCCTGATCCTGCTGTCGCTCGTCTCCTATTCCCACTCGGATCCCGTGCTGCTCCTCAAGGCGGGCACCGGCGACACCGTGACGAACTGGCTGGGGCCGACCGGGGCGTTTCTCGCCGAGGTCGTCCTGCAACTGGTCGGCGTCGTCGGTTTCCTGATCCCGCTGGTGCTGTTCCAGGCGGCGCGGCGGCGCCTGCGACCCGCACCTCCGGAAGGGGACGACTCCACCGCGGTCCGGCTGCTCATCCTGGCGAGCCTCGCGGTCAGCGCCACCGGCCTCGCCTCGCTCGCGCAGCAGGTCTTCGGCGACGGGACCGGCGCCGGGTTCGCCTGGGGCGGCGTCGGGGGCTCCCTGCTGGCGACCGCGCTTGCGGGCGCCATGAACCCGCTCGGCGCGGGGGTCGTGCTGGGAGCGATCGGACTCATGGGCTACGCCGCGCTCCGGGAATGGGGCTTTGGGGGACCCGTGCTCAAGGAGCACGACGCCAGCCACGGGCCCGGGTGGATCCGGCGGCTCTTTCTGCGGCTGCGTCCGACGGGACGTCCGGCGGAGGACCAGGAGGCGCTCGACCCGGAGGTCGCGGAGGGCGCCGAGAGGTCGTTCGTGGTGCGTTTCCCGAAGAAGCGCCGGAGACCGGACCCGGAGATGGACCCCGCCAAGGAACCCCTTCCGGTGGCCCGGCCCCCCGCCCGCCCCGACCTGCTGAAGAAGCCCGCCACTCCGGGCGCCCGGCGGGCGCCCGGCGCCTGGAAGCTGCCCTCGCTACAGCTCCTGACGCGCCGCGCCCATCAGCCGGCCCCGGCCAAGCGGGCGCTCGAGAAGCGCCGCACGGCCCTCGAGGCCGCCTGTCTCGAACACGGGGTGCGGGGCGAGGTGGACCGCATCCAGCCGGGGCCGGTGGTCACGACGTTCGAGTTCCGGTTGGGCGAGGGCGAGACGATCAAGAAGATCCGGAACCGCGAGGAAGAAATCTGCATGGCCCTGCGCGCTCCGGCCATCCGGGTCGAGCGGGTGAAGGGGAAGGGCGTGGTGGGGATCGAAGTGCCGAACGAATCGCCCTCGGTCGTCGGCCTCCGGGAAATCCTCGAATCGCCCGACTTCCAGGAGGAGAGCGGCGCGCTGCCCATCGCGATCGGCCGGCTCGTGGACGGACGGCCGCTGGTCAAGGACCTCGCCGAGATGCCCCACCTGCTGATCGCCGGGGCCACCGGCGCCGGAAAGTCGGTGCAGCTCAACACCCTCCTGTGTTCGCTGCTGACGCGGCGCACCCCGGATGAGCTTCGGTTGATCCTGATCGATCCGAAGCGGGTGGAGCTCCGGCCCTACCGGAACATCCCGCATCTGCTGACCCCGCTCATCCTCGAGCCGGACCAGGCGAAGACCGTGCTGCAGCACGCGTGCCGCGAACTGGACCGCCGCACCCGGATCCTCGAGGAGCACGGCGTCCGCAACATCGACGGATTCAACCGGTTGGTCGACAAGATGGCCGCGCAGGCGGCGAGAAGGCGCCGCAAGAAGAACGAGCCGGAACCCGAGATCCCGTCGCCCCTGCCCCGGTTGGTGATCATGGTGGACGAGCTGGCCGATCTGTTCATCCACGCGAAGGCGGAGGTGACGCCGGCGATCCAGCGGCTGCTCAGCCTGGGCCGCGCCGAGGGCATCCACCTCGTGCTGGCGACCCAGCGGCCCTCCACCGACATCATCAGCGGCACGCTCAAGGCGAACCTCCCCACGCGCATCGCCTTCCGGGTGGCCAGCTACGTGGACTCGCGGACCATCCTGGACCGGGTGGGAGCCGAGACGCTGCTCGGCAAGGGGGACATGCTGATGATGCGGCCCGGCGCCGACCTGCCCCGGGCGCAGGGGGCCTACGTGGACGAACGGGAGGTGGGCAAGCTCGCCCGGTTCTGGGAGAGCGCGGCGGAACCGGTCTTCGACACCGGGATGCTGGAGGAGGAGCAGCCGCTGCCCTTCGTCGGGCCGGGGAATGGCGCGGCGCAGCGGGCGAACGGTGCCGCCCGGGGCTCGAAGGGCGGGGATTCGCTCCTGCCCCAGGCCCGCGAACTCATCATCCGGGAGCAGAAGGCCTCGACGTCGATGCTCCAGACCGAAATGGGCCTCGGCTACCAGCGGGCGCGGCGCATCGTGGCCGAACTGGAACGCCAGGGAGT
The sequence above is drawn from the Candidatus Palauibacter australiensis genome and encodes:
- a CDS encoding undecaprenyl-diphosphate phosphatase codes for the protein DEALRSPGVLFEIVVHLGTLAAALIYLRREVRGLLRSLAGAGGTTPGGQDAVRAGRRLVGLLLVASIPAAVVGITFQDQIHRAFSGIGFAAGGLVLTGAVLLAFRRPPAQPDAAAPRTRTIPLLPRGLADALWIGIAQAAAIFPGVSRSGLTIVAGRQRGVSPADAARFSFLLSAPAIAGAALLEGASTLGGGALAEAGGVVALELTLGFLAAFVAGTFALRWVFDWLARERFHQFGWYCLAVGGIGIGLSSA
- a CDS encoding DNA translocase FtsK 4TM domain-containing protein, which codes for MAFRALRTAFGRRRVFGIALLALAALILLSLVSYSHSDPVLLLKAGTGDTVTNWLGPTGAFLAEVVLQLVGVVGFLIPLVLFQAARRRLRPAPPEGDDSTAVRLLILASLAVSATGLASLAQQVFGDGTGAGFAWGGVGGSLLATALAGAMNPLGAGVVLGAIGLMGYAALREWGFGGPVLKEHDASHGPGWIRRLFLRLRPTGRPAEDQEALDPEVAEGAERSFVVRFPKKRRRPDPEMDPAKEPLPVARPPARPDLLKKPATPGARRAPGAWKLPSLQLLTRRAHQPAPAKRALEKRRTALEAACLEHGVRGEVDRIQPGPVVTTFEFRLGEGETIKKIRNREEEICMALRAPAIRVERVKGKGVVGIEVPNESPSVVGLREILESPDFQEESGALPIAIGRLVDGRPLVKDLAEMPHLLIAGATGAGKSVQLNTLLCSLLTRRTPDELRLILIDPKRVELRPYRNIPHLLTPLILEPDQAKTVLQHACRELDRRTRILEEHGVRNIDGFNRLVDKMAAQAARRRRKKNEPEPEIPSPLPRLVIMVDELADLFIHAKAEVTPAIQRLLSLGRAEGIHLVLATQRPSTDIISGTLKANLPTRIAFRVASYVDSRTILDRVGAETLLGKGDMLMMRPGADLPRAQGAYVDEREVGKLARFWESAAEPVFDTGMLEEEQPLPFVGPGNGAAQRANGAARGSKGGDSLLPQARELIIREQKASTSMLQTEMGLGYQRARRIVAELERQGVVGPARGAQPRDVLVAPPS